From the genome of Hymenobacter sp. PAMC 26628, one region includes:
- a CDS encoding M20/M25/M40 family metallo-hydrolase: MRYFSALFLAGLLAGGPTARAQTAPAGPTTDSLNIRRIFDEALLRGQCYENLRYLTGTIGGRLSGSPQAQLAVEWGQRTMEKAGFDKVYLQEVMVPHWVRGPKERGEIIGNKGKSVPVAVCALGNSVGTSGKLRAGVVEVHSLDELKKLPDAAVKGKFVFFNRPFDDALIEPGQAYGAAGDQRRSGPAEAGRRGAVGALVRSLTSARDDNPHTGTTRYETGVAQVPGAALSTLAADRLSLLLKADPSLKFELEMGCLMLPDEKSYNVVGEIRGSKFPQEIITVGGHLDSWDLAQGAHDDGTGVTQSMEALRLLRAAGLKPERTVRAVLFMNEENGTRGGNEYARLAQVNRETHLAAIESDGGGFTPRGFAVQGNPEAQRKIAAWGPLLRPYHAADIVPGHSGTDIEPLEAAVHPKALIGYDCDSQRYFDLHHTSADTFDKVNKRELELGAGSMAALIYLLAKYSL; encoded by the coding sequence ATGCGCTACTTCTCTGCTTTGTTCCTGGCCGGCCTGCTGGCCGGCGGCCCCACCGCCCGCGCCCAAACCGCGCCCGCGGGGCCCACAACCGACTCGCTCAACATCCGCCGCATTTTCGACGAGGCCCTGCTGCGCGGGCAGTGCTACGAAAACCTGCGCTACCTCACCGGCACCATCGGCGGGCGGCTCTCGGGCTCGCCCCAGGCCCAGTTGGCCGTGGAGTGGGGCCAGCGCACGATGGAAAAAGCGGGCTTCGACAAGGTGTACTTGCAGGAAGTGATGGTGCCGCACTGGGTGCGGGGCCCCAAGGAGCGCGGCGAAATCATTGGCAACAAAGGCAAGAGCGTGCCCGTGGCCGTGTGCGCCCTGGGCAACTCAGTGGGCACCAGCGGCAAACTGCGCGCCGGTGTAGTGGAGGTGCACAGCCTCGACGAGCTGAAAAAGCTGCCCGATGCCGCTGTAAAAGGCAAGTTCGTGTTCTTCAACCGGCCCTTCGACGACGCCCTCATCGAGCCTGGCCAGGCCTACGGCGCCGCCGGCGACCAGCGCCGCAGCGGCCCCGCCGAGGCCGGCCGCCGCGGGGCCGTGGGGGCCCTGGTGCGCTCCCTCACCAGCGCCCGCGACGACAACCCCCACACCGGCACCACCCGCTACGAAACCGGGGTGGCGCAGGTGCCTGGCGCGGCCCTCAGCACCCTGGCCGCCGACCGCCTCAGCCTGCTGCTAAAGGCCGACCCGAGCCTGAAATTTGAACTGGAAATGGGCTGCCTGATGCTGCCCGACGAGAAAAGCTACAACGTGGTGGGCGAAATCCGGGGCTCGAAATTCCCGCAGGAAATCATCACCGTCGGCGGCCACCTCGACTCGTGGGACCTCGCCCAGGGGGCCCACGACGACGGCACCGGCGTGACGCAGAGCATGGAGGCCCTGCGCCTGCTGCGCGCTGCCGGCCTCAAGCCCGAGCGCACCGTGCGCGCCGTGCTCTTCATGAACGAGGAGAACGGCACCCGCGGCGGCAACGAGTACGCCCGCCTGGCCCAGGTGAACAGGGAAACGCACCTGGCGGCCATCGAAAGCGACGGCGGCGGCTTCACGCCCCGCGGCTTTGCCGTGCAAGGCAACCCCGAGGCGCAGCGCAAAATCGCCGCCTGGGGGCCCTTGCTGCGCCCCTACCACGCCGCCGACATCGTGCCCGGCCACTCGGGCACCGACATCGAGCCCCTCGAGGCCGCCGTGCACCCCAAGGCCCTCATCGGCTACGATTGCGACTCGCAGCGCTACTTTGATCTGCACCACACCTCCGCCGACACGTTCGACAAGGTGAACAAGCGGGAGCTGGAGCTGGGCGCCGGCAGCATGGCCGCCCTTATTTATTTGCTGGCGAAATATTCGTTGTAG
- a CDS encoding response regulator transcription factor produces MHVLLVEDEKSLHQEMRQFLRQAQYLVDSAFTYSEASEKLFVNSYDFVLLDLGLPDGDGLDLLREARPREGQEASFIVLTARGALDDRIRGLDLGADDYLPKPFSLLELTSRMQAITRRKFGLKRSEITFGDGFSLDSTARIVRQGGQEVPLTKKEFDLLHYLLLHRGRVLTRLQLGEHLWGNVLEDDSDSNYIDVHIKNVRKKLAQFAPADFLETVRGIGYRASEGN; encoded by the coding sequence ATGCACGTTCTGCTTGTCGAAGACGAAAAAAGCCTCCACCAGGAAATGCGGCAGTTCCTGCGGCAGGCCCAGTACCTCGTCGATTCGGCGTTTACCTACTCCGAAGCGTCGGAAAAGCTGTTCGTCAACAGCTACGATTTCGTGCTGCTCGACCTGGGCTTGCCCGATGGCGACGGCCTCGACTTGCTGCGCGAGGCCCGCCCCCGCGAGGGCCAGGAGGCGTCGTTCATCGTGCTCACCGCCCGCGGGGCCCTCGACGACCGCATCCGCGGCCTCGACCTCGGGGCCGACGATTACCTACCTAAGCCCTTTTCCCTCTTGGAGTTGACTAGCCGGATGCAGGCCATCACGCGCCGCAAGTTTGGGCTGAAGCGCTCGGAAATCACCTTCGGCGACGGCTTCAGCCTCGACTCCACGGCGCGCATTGTGCGCCAGGGCGGCCAGGAGGTGCCCCTCACCAAAAAAGAGTTCGACCTGCTGCACTACTTGCTGCTGCACCGCGGCCGGGTGCTCACGCGCTTGCAGCTTGGCGAGCACCTGTGGGGCAACGTGTTGGAAGACGATTCCGACTCGAACTACATCGACGTGCACATCAAAAACGTGCGCAAAAAGCTGGCCCAGTTCGCCCCCGCCGACTTCCTCGAAACCGTGCGCGGCATCGGCTACCGGGCCTCGGAAGGGAATTAA
- the ligA gene encoding NAD-dependent DNA ligase LigA, translating into MSDAIQIQMQALTERLHHLNYQYYQRDTSEVSDQEFDQLLAELQALEVAYPALALPNSPTQRVGGTVTKQFATSTHRFPMLSLGNTYSEDDLREFDERVQKGLEGAPYRYVCELKFDGVAMSLAYQNGELHQGVTRGDGTRGDVVTANVRTIRTLPLHLRPAPGQPTDFEVRGEIFMPLSVFAELNAEREQNGEALLANPRNAASGTLKLQDSAQVAARKLRFFAYSLLTPGRHFASHSEALGALAAYGLPVSDTWRVCASLNEVLNFIHQWEKQRFTLPVATDGIVIKVDDLRQQDQLGLTAKSPRWAIAYKYPAEAARTQLREVQYNVGRTGAVTPVALLAPVPLAGTVVKRATLHNANQIAALDLRLGDTVLVEKGGEIIPKITGVVLDARPAGALPIVYPTACPACGTPLVRPEGEAHFRCPNERGCPPQLKARLEHYVSRKALNIDGLGAETVCRLFDLGLVNTPADIYDLPARRAELVTLERLGEKSIDNLIAGIEASKQVPFPRVLFGLGIRYVGETVAQKLAQHYRDIDALTAATAEEMAAVPEVGGVIAVAAAAWLQEPQNRELLERLRQAGVQLALTGEAPVPASARLVGLTFVLSGVFAEHSRDELQHIIVSNGGKITGSISKKLSYLVAGENMGPAKREKATGFKVPIISEADLMALLPAAGEAAEAPEVPADGAPGELFG; encoded by the coding sequence ATGTCCGACGCCATTCAGATCCAGATGCAGGCCCTCACCGAGCGGCTCCACCACCTCAACTACCAATACTACCAGCGCGATACGTCCGAAGTGTCGGACCAGGAGTTTGATCAGCTGCTGGCCGAATTGCAGGCGCTGGAAGTCGCGTACCCCGCGCTGGCCCTACCCAACTCGCCGACCCAGCGCGTGGGCGGCACCGTCACGAAGCAGTTTGCCACGTCCACACACCGCTTCCCTATGCTCAGCCTGGGCAACACGTATTCGGAAGACGACCTGCGCGAGTTCGACGAGCGGGTGCAGAAGGGCCTGGAAGGGGCCCCGTACCGCTACGTGTGCGAGCTGAAATTTGACGGCGTGGCCATGAGCCTGGCCTACCAAAACGGCGAGCTGCACCAGGGCGTGACGCGCGGCGACGGCACCCGCGGCGACGTGGTGACGGCCAACGTGCGCACCATTCGCACGCTGCCGCTGCACCTGCGCCCGGCCCCCGGCCAGCCCACCGACTTTGAGGTGCGCGGCGAAATATTCATGCCCCTGTCCGTGTTTGCCGAGCTGAACGCCGAGCGCGAGCAGAACGGCGAGGCCCTGCTGGCCAACCCCCGCAACGCCGCCAGCGGCACCCTCAAGCTGCAAGATTCGGCCCAAGTAGCGGCCCGCAAGCTGCGGTTTTTTGCCTACTCGCTGCTCACGCCGGGCCGCCACTTCGCCTCGCACAGCGAGGCGCTGGGGGCCCTGGCTGCCTACGGCCTGCCGGTATCGGACACGTGGCGGGTGTGTGCGTCATTAAATGAGGTACTGAATTTTATCCACCAGTGGGAGAAGCAGCGCTTTACCCTACCGGTGGCCACGGACGGTATCGTGATTAAGGTCGACGACCTGCGCCAGCAGGACCAGCTGGGCCTCACGGCCAAGAGCCCGCGCTGGGCCATTGCCTACAAGTACCCGGCCGAAGCGGCCCGCACCCAGTTGCGCGAGGTGCAGTACAACGTGGGCCGCACCGGCGCCGTGACGCCCGTGGCCCTGCTGGCCCCCGTACCCCTGGCCGGCACCGTCGTCAAGCGCGCCACGCTGCACAACGCCAACCAGATAGCCGCCCTCGACCTGCGCCTCGGCGACACGGTGCTGGTGGAGAAGGGCGGCGAAATCATCCCCAAAATCACCGGCGTGGTGCTCGACGCCCGGCCCGCTGGGGCCCTGCCCATCGTGTACCCCACCGCGTGCCCGGCCTGCGGCACGCCGCTGGTGCGGCCCGAGGGCGAGGCCCACTTCCGCTGCCCCAACGAGCGCGGCTGCCCGCCCCAGCTCAAGGCCCGGCTGGAGCACTACGTGAGCCGCAAGGCGCTGAACATCGACGGGTTGGGCGCCGAAACGGTGTGCCGCCTCTTCGATTTGGGATTAGTGAACACGCCCGCCGACATCTACGACCTGCCCGCGCGCCGCGCCGAGCTGGTGACGCTGGAGCGGCTGGGCGAGAAGTCCATCGACAACCTCATCGCCGGCATCGAGGCCAGCAAGCAAGTGCCATTTCCGCGGGTATTGTTCGGCCTGGGCATCCGCTACGTGGGCGAAACCGTGGCCCAGAAACTGGCCCAGCACTACCGCGACATCGACGCCCTAACCGCCGCCACGGCCGAAGAAATGGCCGCCGTGCCCGAAGTGGGCGGCGTGATTGCCGTGGCCGCCGCCGCTTGGCTGCAAGAGCCCCAAAACCGCGAATTGCTGGAGCGCCTGCGCCAAGCCGGCGTGCAGCTAGCCCTTACCGGCGAGGCCCCCGTGCCGGCATCCGCCCGCCTGGTGGGCCTCACGTTCGTGCTCTCGGGCGTGTTTGCCGAACACAGCCGCGACGAGCTGCAACACATTATCGTTTCGAACGGCGGCAAAATCACTGGCTCCATCTCCAAGAAGCTCAGCTACTTGGTGGCCGGTGAAAACATGGGCCCTGCTAAGCGCGAAAAAGCCACGGGCTTCAAAGTGCCCATCATCTCCGAAGCCGACCTAATGGCCCTGCTGCCCGCCGCCGGCGAAGCCGCAGAGGCCCCGGAAGTGCCAGCCGACGGGGCTCCGGGCGAGCTTTTTGGGTAG
- a CDS encoding sensor histidine kinase, which translates to MRLETKLALFNALSKLLLVLLGVLLITPIVQRVAVAHTDQRLHEKKLEVLALVQRDGLAAFVRAERSETYADYNLLKQEYISITPLRRGPGAPTERVFEERRQVDNEVEDFRILSCVVPASGPGGRAFRLEIGSSLGTLELLTQTLRQLALWVLVAVALLTVLSDVAFAHYLLGPLRELTVRKLRGIRQPSEFSFAPIATGTTDFRRLDDGLNALMRQIQSAFEKEREFMSNVSHELLTPVSILQSRFENMLQDHTLPEQHARQVVESQRTLYRLRNTVRTLLLIANIENEQYLRDEVVSLSQTARDVAEELDDRRQQRDLSLTVDLQPDHVLPRANATLLHTLLRNLLANAIKYNHAGGVIRIVGRPTPAGGYALRVEDKGPGIAAEHLPHLFDRFRRFSAPGPGAPEGYGLGLPIAQTIAAFHGATLRAESVLGQGTAFVLGFGPAAD; encoded by the coding sequence ATGCGCTTAGAAACCAAGCTGGCCCTGTTCAATGCGCTGTCGAAGCTGCTACTGGTGCTGCTGGGGGTGCTGCTCATCACGCCCATTGTGCAGCGGGTGGCGGTGGCCCACACCGACCAGCGCCTGCACGAAAAGAAGCTGGAAGTGTTGGCCCTTGTGCAGCGCGACGGTCTGGCCGCCTTTGTGCGCGCCGAGCGCAGCGAAACCTACGCCGACTACAACCTGCTCAAGCAGGAATACATCAGCATCACGCCGCTGCGGCGGGGCCCCGGGGCCCCCACCGAGCGCGTGTTTGAGGAGCGGCGGCAGGTGGACAACGAGGTGGAGGACTTCCGCATCCTGAGCTGCGTCGTGCCGGCGAGTGGGCCGGGCGGGCGGGCGTTTCGGCTCGAAATTGGCTCGTCGCTGGGCACGTTGGAACTGCTTACCCAAACGCTGCGGCAGCTCGCGCTGTGGGTGCTGGTGGCCGTGGCGCTGCTCACGGTGCTCTCCGACGTGGCCTTTGCCCACTACCTGCTGGGGCCCCTGCGCGAGCTGACGGTGCGCAAGCTGCGCGGCATCCGGCAGCCGTCGGAGTTTTCGTTTGCGCCCATCGCCACCGGCACCACCGATTTCCGGCGCCTCGACGACGGCCTGAACGCGCTGATGCGCCAGATTCAGTCGGCCTTCGAGAAGGAGCGCGAGTTCATGAGCAACGTAAGCCACGAGCTGCTCACGCCGGTGAGCATTTTGCAGTCGCGCTTCGAAAACATGCTGCAAGACCACACCCTGCCCGAGCAGCACGCCCGCCAGGTAGTGGAGTCGCAGCGCACGCTTTACCGCCTGCGCAACACGGTGCGCACGCTGCTGCTCATCGCCAACATCGAGAACGAGCAGTACCTGCGCGACGAAGTAGTGAGCCTGAGCCAAACCGCGCGCGACGTGGCCGAGGAGCTCGACGACCGCCGCCAGCAGCGCGACCTCTCGCTGACCGTTGACCTCCAGCCCGACCACGTGCTGCCCCGCGCCAACGCCACGCTGCTGCACACGCTGCTGCGCAACCTGCTGGCCAACGCCATCAAGTACAACCACGCGGGCGGCGTCATCCGCATTGTGGGGCGGCCCACGCCGGCCGGTGGCTACGCCCTGCGGGTGGAGGACAAGGGCCCCGGCATTGCCGCCGAGCACCTGCCCCACTTATTCGACCGGTTCCGGCGGTTTTCCGCGCCTGGCCCGGGGGCCCCGGAGGGCTACGGCCTGGGCCTGCCCATTGCCCAAACCATTGCCGCTTTCCACGGGGCGACGCTGCGGGCCGAGTCGGTGCTGGGCCAGGGCACAGCCTTCGTGTTGGGGTTTGGGCCGGCGGCGGACTAG
- a CDS encoding restriction endonuclease: MNKAQSQKTGKPYEELIYKIYKELEPYAETRLNDKIMGVESGIEREIDISIKYKVAVTHEVLIIIQAKDHLKKADIKIIGEFNSVIKDVRASKGILICSSGFTKTAKNYAKNHKIELCSAHDASKMNWKAEIEIPVIKRKITVNSSLTGEFLAIEGMAGNDMIIPFQVKGDDGKDVDVHELLARKILNGDLTIARGSHSYAIQQQISATTYLYGKIPTEIPFNNPTINYTSDDRCYFKYFKPEEYRGLKNYITDEFTLSYIGVNKGDPILSIVDNESWAYVGEPNTLAITNNCVFIQHLFLINTIGNYGYNGFKVYWIRDGQLFDILNK; this comes from the coding sequence ATGAATAAAGCACAATCACAGAAAACGGGAAAGCCTTATGAAGAACTTATATATAAAATATATAAAGAATTAGAACCTTATGCTGAAACCCGATTAAATGATAAAATTATGGGTGTTGAGAGCGGTATAGAAAGAGAAATTGATATTTCAATAAAGTATAAAGTTGCTGTTACTCATGAGGTATTAATTATCATCCAAGCGAAAGATCATTTAAAAAAAGCCGATATAAAAATAATTGGCGAATTCAATTCTGTTATAAAAGATGTAAGGGCATCAAAGGGCATCCTAATTTGTAGCTCTGGATTCACTAAAACCGCTAAAAATTATGCCAAAAATCATAAGATAGAATTATGCTCAGCACATGATGCTTCTAAAATGAATTGGAAGGCAGAAATTGAAATTCCAGTAATTAAAAGAAAAATTACTGTCAATTCGAGTTTAACTGGAGAATTTTTAGCAATAGAAGGTATGGCTGGTAATGATATGATTATACCATTTCAAGTTAAAGGAGATGATGGAAAAGATGTAGATGTTCATGAGCTTTTAGCGAGAAAAATTCTTAATGGTGACCTCACAATAGCTAGAGGCTCACATAGCTACGCTATCCAACAGCAAATTAGTGCAACAACCTATTTATATGGTAAGATACCCACTGAAATACCTTTCAATAACCCAACTATTAATTATACTAGTGATGATAGATGTTATTTTAAATATTTTAAACCAGAAGAATATAGAGGCCTTAAAAATTATATCACCGATGAGTTTACGTTATCTTACATAGGTGTTAACAAAGGAGACCCCATCCTCTCTATTGTTGATAATGAATCGTGGGCTTACGTCGGCGAACCAAACACACTAGCAATAACAAATAATTGTGTATTTATACAACATCTATTTTTGATAAATACTATTGGAAATTACGGATACAATGGGTTCAAGGTGTACTGGATTCGTGATGGTCAGTTATTTGATATATTAAATAAGTAA
- a CDS encoding S8 family serine peptidase — MRRFLFVACLGALAGAPAAQAQSAAPAARYWVTLADKNGVAFDPRAYFSAPARARRARQHLPAFEESDRPVRADYVACIRVAVDTVTLVSRWFNAVAVRATPAQAAALGALPGVRAVAVWPQQSAQPAAARRRIFRAPAPPKSDDEPPYVSPEDYLLARRQTAVLGAPAWQRAGLDGRGLRIALFDVGFRGVDEHPAFAALRARHGIVATHDFLANRPDVYRGGSHGTEVLGCLAGRLPGGPSAALAAGPALGLAPAADYLLARTERALRETLSEEEAWLAAAEWADRAGADIINSSLAYTEQRYFPEEMNGRRSLVGRAAALAAHKGMLVVCAAGNDGDTDWVRIGTPADADSVLAVGGLDPDTGLHLAFSSVGPSADRRVKPDVSAFGIVLSTTPGGNYERLEGTSFASPLVAGFAACAWQQQRGLTAAQLYGRLRAAGDLYPYFDYANGYGLPRAASFLEKGPARPVGPTFDFMPNDSLVAVVLRPAAATRPAQELPLVAELPDAPGPPLPGGPAPSPGPAAEFPPYLYWHLADRRGVLRRYEVRAVTQRLVLQVPRRLLRGGDALRVEFKGYTATYSE, encoded by the coding sequence GTGCGCCGTTTCCTTTTCGTTGCTTGCCTGGGGGCCCTGGCCGGGGCCCCCGCCGCCCAGGCCCAATCGGCCGCGCCCGCGGCCCGCTACTGGGTAACCTTGGCCGATAAAAACGGAGTGGCCTTCGATCCCCGGGCCTACTTCTCGGCCCCGGCCCGGGCCCGCCGCGCCCGCCAGCACTTACCTGCGTTCGAGGAGTCGGACCGGCCTGTGCGCGCCGATTACGTGGCCTGCATCCGCGTCGCCGTGGACACCGTGACGCTCGTCAGCCGCTGGTTCAACGCCGTGGCCGTGCGCGCCACCCCGGCCCAGGCCGCCGCGCTGGGGGCCCTGCCGGGCGTACGCGCCGTGGCCGTGTGGCCGCAGCAATCGGCCCAGCCCGCGGCGGCTCGTCGTCGGATTTTTAGGGCCCCAGCGCCTCCAAAATCCGACGACGAGCCGCCCTACGTTTCGCCCGAAGACTACCTGTTGGCCCGTCGCCAAACCGCCGTGCTGGGGGCCCCCGCCTGGCAGCGCGCCGGCCTCGACGGCCGCGGGCTGCGCATTGCGCTGTTCGACGTAGGGTTCCGGGGGGTGGACGAGCACCCGGCGTTTGCGGCGCTGCGGGCGCGCCACGGCATTGTGGCCACCCACGATTTCCTGGCCAACCGCCCCGACGTGTACCGCGGCGGCAGCCACGGCACCGAGGTGCTGGGCTGCCTGGCCGGCCGCCTGCCTGGGGGCCCCAGCGCGGCCCTGGCCGCCGGGCCCGCCCTGGGCCTGGCCCCCGCCGCCGACTACCTGCTGGCCCGCACTGAGCGGGCGCTGCGCGAAACCCTGAGCGAGGAAGAAGCCTGGCTGGCCGCTGCCGAGTGGGCCGACCGCGCGGGTGCTGACATCATCAACTCTTCGCTGGCCTACACCGAGCAGCGCTACTTCCCCGAGGAAATGAACGGCCGCCGCAGCCTGGTGGGGCGCGCCGCCGCCCTGGCCGCCCACAAGGGCATGCTGGTGGTGTGCGCCGCCGGCAACGACGGCGACACCGACTGGGTGCGCATCGGCACGCCGGCCGACGCTGACTCGGTGCTGGCCGTGGGCGGGCTCGACCCCGATACGGGCCTGCACCTGGCCTTCAGCTCGGTGGGCCCCAGCGCCGACCGCCGGGTGAAGCCCGACGTGTCGGCCTTCGGCATTGTGCTGAGCACCACGCCCGGCGGCAACTACGAGCGGCTGGAAGGCACCTCGTTCGCGTCGCCGCTGGTGGCGGGTTTTGCGGCCTGCGCCTGGCAGCAGCAGCGCGGCCTCACGGCGGCCCAGCTCTACGGACGGCTGCGGGCGGCGGGCGACCTCTACCCGTACTTTGACTACGCCAACGGCTACGGCCTGCCCCGGGCGGCTTCTTTCCTGGAAAAAGGCCCCGCGCGCCCCGTGGGGCCCACCTTCGATTTTATGCCTAACGACTCGCTGGTGGCCGTGGTGCTGCGGCCCGCGGCGGCCACGCGCCCGGCCCAGGAGCTGCCCCTGGTGGCCGAGCTGCCCGACGCGCCGGGGCCCCCGCTACCCGGTGGCCCAGCGCCAAGCCCTGGCCCGGCGGCCGAGTTTCCACCTTACCTCTACTGGCACCTGGCTGACCGCCGCGGCGTGCTGCGCCGCTACGAAGTGCGCGCGGTGACGCAGCGCCTGGTGCTGCAAGTGCCGCGCCGGCTGCTACGCGGCGGCGACGCGCTACGGGTAGAATTCAAAGGCTACACGGCCACGTACTCGGAATGA
- a CDS encoding 4Fe-4S dicluster-binding protein: protein MPPATPQLGLINTIQSIVGVDIDCFASYPVVDGQGTNGGYCGLAVKPIAPNMLKNCAQHPGVRLPISGIGGIENWRDAVEHILLGASSVQICTAAMQFGFGIIRELLSGLEEYMVEKNFHTIYDSVGKALPNVRHWEDLNMKYQVKAHIHEGKYIGCQLCYTACEDGAHQAIRLQPGSRVPAIIEDNCVGCNICSLVCPVENCITVDRRDDGTQHQTWKERTAAGTIPTEFNDERAGGRHHWVPAPAALGKERHKTLPGTAWALGPL from the coding sequence ATGCCCCCCGCTACTCCGCAACTTGGGTTAATTAATACCATTCAGAGCATCGTGGGCGTGGACATCGACTGCTTCGCCTCGTACCCGGTGGTGGACGGCCAGGGCACCAACGGCGGCTACTGCGGCCTGGCCGTGAAGCCCATTGCCCCGAACATGCTCAAGAACTGCGCCCAGCACCCAGGCGTGCGCCTGCCCATATCGGGCATCGGCGGCATCGAGAACTGGCGCGACGCCGTGGAACACATCTTGTTGGGGGCCAGTTCGGTGCAGATTTGCACGGCGGCTATGCAGTTCGGCTTCGGCATTATCCGCGAGCTGCTGAGCGGGCTGGAAGAGTACATGGTGGAGAAAAATTTCCACACCATTTATGACTCTGTGGGCAAGGCCCTGCCCAACGTGCGCCACTGGGAAGACCTGAACATGAAGTACCAGGTGAAGGCCCACATCCACGAGGGAAAGTACATTGGCTGCCAGCTCTGCTACACGGCCTGCGAGGACGGGGCCCACCAGGCCATCCGGCTGCAACCCGGTAGTCGCGTGCCGGCCATCATCGAGGACAACTGCGTGGGGTGCAACATTTGCTCGCTGGTGTGCCCGGTGGAAAACTGCATCACGGTGGACCGCCGCGACGACGGCACCCAGCACCAGACCTGGAAGGAGCGCACCGCCGCGGGCACCATCCCCACCGAGTTCAACGACGAACGCGCCGGCGGCCGCCACCACTGGGTGCCCGCGCCCGCCGCCCTGGGCAAGGAGCGCCACAAAACGCTGCCCGGCACCGCGTGGGCCCTGGGGCCCCTGTAG
- a CDS encoding histidine phosphatase family protein — protein sequence MKPWTLRAVWALLVLLVAGLGVAAVPAAPPALTVYVVRHAEKDLTPGLPDPPLTAAGQARAQALAGALRRAHPAALFTTNTRRTRATLAPLAAATGLAPRLYDAKQPGALADTLRRAYAGRAVVVVGHSNTLLPLLAALGAPAPVAEISDDEYSYLFEVRVPAQGPATVRVRHYGAR from the coding sequence ATGAAGCCTTGGACGTTGCGCGCCGTGTGGGCGCTATTGGTGCTGTTGGTTGCGGGGCTGGGCGTGGCCGCCGTGCCCGCCGCGCCGCCCGCCCTCACCGTGTACGTGGTGCGCCACGCCGAAAAAGACCTCACCCCTGGCCTGCCCGACCCGCCCCTGACGGCCGCCGGCCAAGCCCGTGCCCAGGCCCTGGCGGGGGCCCTGCGCCGGGCGCACCCGGCGGCCCTGTTCACCACCAACACCCGGCGCACCCGCGCCACTTTGGCCCCGCTAGCTGCCGCCACCGGCCTGGCCCCGCGCCTCTACGACGCCAAGCAGCCGGGGGCCCTAGCCGATACGCTGCGCCGCGCCTATGCTGGCCGGGCCGTGGTGGTGGTGGGCCATTCCAACACGCTGCTGCCGCTGCTGGCCGCGCTGGGGGCCCCCGCGCCGGTAGCCGAAATCAGTGACGACGAGTACAGCTACCTGTTTGAGGTGCGCGTGCCGGCCCAGGGCCCCGCTACGGTGCGCGTGCGGCACTACGGCGCCCGCTGA
- a CDS encoding OmpA family protein, with translation MMRSFAPALLVVAALALPGCNQKEIAALQQQNSDLTKSRDQLQLEKTALASEKNRSEESLRGTLLNKNNQVNQLNSALGTTEQDLAGKNARIAELQRVLDEKDAATKALRQRVSDALLGFNAQDLQVNVKNGKVYVSLSEQLLFKSGSTKVDPKGQDALIKLANALRDNKDVNVLVEGHTDNVPIKGVVNGAKDNWDLSVLRATEITRLLTSAGMDPAQVTPSGRGQNLPVAANDTPANKALNRRTDIILTPKLDELFSILNPN, from the coding sequence ATGATGCGTTCCTTCGCCCCCGCCCTGCTCGTGGTTGCCGCACTGGCCTTGCCCGGCTGCAACCAGAAAGAAATTGCGGCTTTGCAACAGCAGAACAGCGACCTGACCAAATCGCGCGACCAGTTACAGCTCGAAAAAACGGCCCTCGCCTCCGAGAAAAATCGCAGCGAGGAAAGCTTGCGCGGCACCCTGCTCAATAAAAACAACCAGGTGAACCAGCTCAATTCGGCCCTCGGTACCACCGAGCAGGACCTGGCCGGCAAAAATGCCCGCATCGCCGAGTTGCAGCGCGTACTCGACGAGAAGGACGCCGCCACCAAGGCCCTGCGCCAGCGCGTGAGCGACGCCCTGCTCGGCTTCAACGCCCAGGACCTGCAAGTGAATGTGAAAAATGGCAAAGTGTACGTGTCACTTTCCGAGCAATTGCTCTTTAAATCGGGCTCGACGAAAGTAGACCCCAAGGGCCAGGACGCGCTAATTAAGCTCGCCAACGCCCTGAGAGACAACAAGGACGTGAACGTGCTCGTGGAAGGCCACACCGACAACGTGCCCATCAAAGGCGTGGTGAACGGCGCCAAGGACAACTGGGACCTAAGCGTGCTGCGCGCCACCGAAATCACGCGCTTGCTCACCTCCGCCGGCATGGACCCTGCCCAAGTGACACCGTCCGGCCGCGGCCAAAACCTGCCCGTAGCGGCCAACGACACGCCCGCCAACAAGGCCCTCAACCGCCGCACCGACATCATCCTCACGCCGAAGCTCGACGAGCTGTTCTCGATTTTGAACCCCAACTAA